Proteins from a single region of Styela clava chromosome 1, kaStyClav1.hap1.2, whole genome shotgun sequence:
- the LOC120334884 gene encoding uncharacterized protein LOC120334884 isoform X1, protein MVKSPKRRRMSASSHHSSEGKAVGMDMEEAATTTKDSDKKEGESSPARCPICLAPPENPAKSESCSHFFCFICLKTWSKQKAECPLCKMPIRTIYYDIKSDTEFHEYHVQQRPAETRYQFPNSSYRMINIESFDNWWHGRMLEFRNQQRRRRENSLAAREALSNVGLIRERRMHYWNKKKVHRVDTGNRVRDISAEFYRQNPSQMHRLEPWLRRELTVLYGAHNRLLIRRVRDLIMSAVTTIGMTSPTFYSTIQPYMLEHTAQFVHEFVSFAKSPYDMVQYDRHAQYDSTSTSEESQRRSGGGSRDSVTVPRRRRSRNPTRIIRWEESPDAANNVPGEPTSQSVMLSNTSWGEDLGTTYPPSNAPYPPSSSTSTLSYPRSSNRAYDAYPTPPPPRDFPVAAPEWNVPYSRMMRYMNRPPTIDREVEAPLVHQSIDLHRPGGSSARHYDRMEVYRRHFDRHSRRRRLEESRKLVKAVSFGGSETIREPDPPEVIVISSDSSDKEQEPGPSDSDYRRRSPVLLHYHPTEAGTSRSNAESTADDQRPMEVKIENSAESQKHDSASVNSDSEDSEIEFVKYVKPPHLRTPEAFINISSTDEDQPGPSTRGGYYEDRNKKPKPIVTSSSSSSSSSEESSSDERNPDSKNRRRKSTGSYSHRDVLQRTRDFLNRARNASRSHSNDDVTIPSIATVTPVDDTEFSGEPFISPSDHSPEAMPIPTRPVTSPTPLMTSSTPVILSPMMSSDNAMDSLQTASNSVTSQSADKQNPKKIFEKGKVTINFEIPGMKGIPLYSSDSDSEIDVGMETKRTPLEIYSAKPYEVENSQRSRSRDDFENNQESPQIHGELNSPNYSFTSSSSSENRERIRSHSSDLNSQRNSRTHEQFLVNSNAKEPQRHRSSSLHKKKKHSRKSHKKRSRHHGESDSLTKHHRESRSSHEDDHNHKSKKHRKKSSKHHKSRSSSVEFVSRIRNY, encoded by the exons ATGGTAAAGTCTCCAAAACGTAGGAGGATGTCGGCATCAAGCCATCACTCTTCGGAAGGGAAGGCTGTTGGAATGGACATGGAGGAagcagcaacaacaacaaaagaCAGCGATAAAAAAGAAGGGGAGTCATCTCCAGCCAG ATGCCCAATATGTCTGGCACCTCCTGAAAATCCAGCTAAAAGTGAATCCTGTTCTCATTTCTTTTGCTTCATTTGCCTGAAAACTTGGTCAAAACAGAAG GCTGAGTGTCCTCTCTGCAAGATGCCGATACGTACGATTTATTACGATATAAAGAGCGATACAGAGTTCCATGAATACCATGTACAACAGCGACCTGCCGAAACAAG ATACCAATTCCCTAATTCATCGTATCGAATGATCAACATTGAATCCTTTGACAACTGGTGGCACGGCAGGATGTTGGAGTTCAGAAATCAACAAAGAAG aagaCGTGAGAACAGCCTGGCTGCCCGAGAAGCTTTGAGCAATGTAGGTCTCATACGGGAGAGAAGAATGCATTACTGGAACAAAAAaaag GTTCATCGTGTTGATACTGGGAACAGAGTTCGAGATATTTCCGCTGAATTTTATCGTCAAAATCCGAGTCAAATGCACAGACTTGAACCTTGGTTAAGAAGAGAATTGACTGTTCTTTATGGTGCTCATAACAG GCTTTTGATCAGACGTGTTCGAGACCTAATAATGTCCGCTGTGACAACAATTGGGATGACATCACCGACTTTTTATTCAACGATACAACCGTATATGCTGGAACACACCGCACAATTTGTTCATGAATTTGTGTCTTTTGCTAAATCACCATACGATATGGTGCAATATGATAG GCATGCTCAATATGATTCTACATCTACGAGCGAAGAATCACAACGACGGTCAGGTGGGGGCAGTAGAGATTCTGTTACTGTTCCAAGAAGGAGGCGAAGTAGAAACCCCACCAGGATTATCAGATGGGAGGAAAGTCCGGATGCAGCAAATAACGTCCCTG gGGAACCCACTAGCCAATCTGTCATGCTGTCCAATACTTCATGGGGGGAAGATTTGGGGACAACGTATCCCCCATCCAATGCCCCGTACCCCCCATCCAGTTCAACATCAACATTGAGTTACCCAAGATCAAGTAATCGTGCGTATGATGCTTACCCTACTCCTCCCCCTCCCCGGGACTTCCCCGTTGCGGCTCCAGAGTGGAATGTTCCATATTCCCGCATGATGAGATACATGAACAGACCACCGACAATTGA tcgtGAGGTAGAAGCCCCGCTGGTTCATCAATCAATAGATTTACATCGTCCCGGTGGTTCATCAGCGAGACATTATGATCGGATGGAAGTCTACAGAAGACA TTTTGATCGCCATTCTCGACGTCGAAGATTGGAAGAATCTCGTAAATTGGTCAAAGCCGTTTCGTTTGGTGGATCTGAAACCATCCGTGAACCAGACCCACCAGAAGTCATCGTGATTTCGTCTGATTCAAGCGACAAGGAACAGGAACCAG GTCCATCAGACAGTGATTACAGACGCAGAAGTCCAGTTTTGCTTCATTATCATCCGACAGAAGCCGGAACATCGCGAAGTAACGCTGAATCTACGGCAGATGATCAAAGACCTATGGAGGTCAAGATAGAAAATAGTGCAGAGTCGCAAAAGCATGACTCGGCTTCTGTGAATTCTGATTCAGAAGACAGTGAGATTGAATTCGTCAA GTATGTGAAACCCCCCCACCTTCGTACCCCTGAGGCATTTATAAACATAAGCTCAACAGATGAAGACCAACCAGGACCAAGCACAAGAGGGGGCTATTATGAGGACAGAAACAAGAAACCTAAGCCTATTGTGACATCATCATCGTCGTCATCTTCCAGCAGTGAAGAGTCATCTTCAGATGAAAGGAATCCCGATTCAAA AAATCGTCGTCGGAAATCCACTGGATCATATAGTCACAGAGACGTTTTACAAAGAACGAGAGATTTTTTGAATCGAGCACGAAACGCATCTCGTTCCCATAGCAATGATGATGTCACAATACCCTCTATTGCCACGGTAACTCCTGTCGATGACACAGAATTCTCTGGTGAACCATTTATTTCACCAAGTGATCACTCACCTGAAGCTATGCCAATACCAACTCGGCCTGTGACATCACCAACCCCACTTATGACATCATCAACTCCTGTGATTTTATCTCCTATGATGTCATCAGACAATGCAATGGATTCATTACAAACTGCAAGCAattctgtgacatcacaaagtgCTGACAAGCAGAACCCGAAGAAAATTTTCGAAAAAGGAAAAGTTACgattaattttgaaatacctGGAATGAAAGGAATTCCGCTATATAGTTCGGATTCAGACTCGGAGATCGATGTGGGAATGGAAACAAAACGAACACCGTTGGAAATTTATTCTGCGAAGCCCTATGAAGTGGAAAATTCACAGCGTAGCCGTTCAAGAGATGATTTTGAAAACAACCAAGAATCTCCTCAGATTCACGGTGAATTGAATTCACCAAATTATAGCTTCACTTCTTCATCTAGCTCGGAAAATCGTGAAAGAATACGATCTCATTCTAGTGATTTGAATTCACAGAGAAATTCACGAACTCATGAACAGTTTTTGGTGAATTCAAATGCTAAAGAACCTCAGCGGCATAGAAGTTCATCTTTACATAAAAAGAAGAAACACTCACGAAAGTCTCACAAAAAAAGATCACGACATCATGGTGAATCGGACAGCCTCACGAAACATCACCGTGAATCTAGATCTTCTCATGAAGATGATCACAATCACAAATCAAAGAAACACAGAAAAAAATCATCGAAACATCACAAATCACGATCTTCCAGTGTAGAATTTGTCTCTCGCATTcgcaattattaa
- the LOC120334884 gene encoding uncharacterized protein LOC120334884 isoform X2 → MVKSPKRRRMSASSHHSSEGKAVGMDMEEAATTTKDSDKKEGESSPARCPICLAPPENPAKSESCSHFFCFICLKTWSKQKAECPLCKMPIRTIYYDIKSDTEFHEYHVQQRPAETRYQFPNSSYRMINIESFDNWWHGRMLEFRNQQRRRENSLAAREALSNVGLIRERRMHYWNKKKVHRVDTGNRVRDISAEFYRQNPSQMHRLEPWLRRELTVLYGAHNRLLIRRVRDLIMSAVTTIGMTSPTFYSTIQPYMLEHTAQFVHEFVSFAKSPYDMVQYDRHAQYDSTSTSEESQRRSGGGSRDSVTVPRRRRSRNPTRIIRWEESPDAANNVPGEPTSQSVMLSNTSWGEDLGTTYPPSNAPYPPSSSTSTLSYPRSSNRAYDAYPTPPPPRDFPVAAPEWNVPYSRMMRYMNRPPTIDREVEAPLVHQSIDLHRPGGSSARHYDRMEVYRRHFDRHSRRRRLEESRKLVKAVSFGGSETIREPDPPEVIVISSDSSDKEQEPGPSDSDYRRRSPVLLHYHPTEAGTSRSNAESTADDQRPMEVKIENSAESQKHDSASVNSDSEDSEIEFVKYVKPPHLRTPEAFINISSTDEDQPGPSTRGGYYEDRNKKPKPIVTSSSSSSSSSEESSSDERNPDSKNRRRKSTGSYSHRDVLQRTRDFLNRARNASRSHSNDDVTIPSIATVTPVDDTEFSGEPFISPSDHSPEAMPIPTRPVTSPTPLMTSSTPVILSPMMSSDNAMDSLQTASNSVTSQSADKQNPKKIFEKGKVTINFEIPGMKGIPLYSSDSDSEIDVGMETKRTPLEIYSAKPYEVENSQRSRSRDDFENNQESPQIHGELNSPNYSFTSSSSSENRERIRSHSSDLNSQRNSRTHEQFLVNSNAKEPQRHRSSSLHKKKKHSRKSHKKRSRHHGESDSLTKHHRESRSSHEDDHNHKSKKHRKKSSKHHKSRSSSVEFVSRIRNY, encoded by the exons ATGGTAAAGTCTCCAAAACGTAGGAGGATGTCGGCATCAAGCCATCACTCTTCGGAAGGGAAGGCTGTTGGAATGGACATGGAGGAagcagcaacaacaacaaaagaCAGCGATAAAAAAGAAGGGGAGTCATCTCCAGCCAG ATGCCCAATATGTCTGGCACCTCCTGAAAATCCAGCTAAAAGTGAATCCTGTTCTCATTTCTTTTGCTTCATTTGCCTGAAAACTTGGTCAAAACAGAAG GCTGAGTGTCCTCTCTGCAAGATGCCGATACGTACGATTTATTACGATATAAAGAGCGATACAGAGTTCCATGAATACCATGTACAACAGCGACCTGCCGAAACAAG ATACCAATTCCCTAATTCATCGTATCGAATGATCAACATTGAATCCTTTGACAACTGGTGGCACGGCAGGATGTTGGAGTTCAGAAATCAACAAAGAAG aCGTGAGAACAGCCTGGCTGCCCGAGAAGCTTTGAGCAATGTAGGTCTCATACGGGAGAGAAGAATGCATTACTGGAACAAAAAaaag GTTCATCGTGTTGATACTGGGAACAGAGTTCGAGATATTTCCGCTGAATTTTATCGTCAAAATCCGAGTCAAATGCACAGACTTGAACCTTGGTTAAGAAGAGAATTGACTGTTCTTTATGGTGCTCATAACAG GCTTTTGATCAGACGTGTTCGAGACCTAATAATGTCCGCTGTGACAACAATTGGGATGACATCACCGACTTTTTATTCAACGATACAACCGTATATGCTGGAACACACCGCACAATTTGTTCATGAATTTGTGTCTTTTGCTAAATCACCATACGATATGGTGCAATATGATAG GCATGCTCAATATGATTCTACATCTACGAGCGAAGAATCACAACGACGGTCAGGTGGGGGCAGTAGAGATTCTGTTACTGTTCCAAGAAGGAGGCGAAGTAGAAACCCCACCAGGATTATCAGATGGGAGGAAAGTCCGGATGCAGCAAATAACGTCCCTG gGGAACCCACTAGCCAATCTGTCATGCTGTCCAATACTTCATGGGGGGAAGATTTGGGGACAACGTATCCCCCATCCAATGCCCCGTACCCCCCATCCAGTTCAACATCAACATTGAGTTACCCAAGATCAAGTAATCGTGCGTATGATGCTTACCCTACTCCTCCCCCTCCCCGGGACTTCCCCGTTGCGGCTCCAGAGTGGAATGTTCCATATTCCCGCATGATGAGATACATGAACAGACCACCGACAATTGA tcgtGAGGTAGAAGCCCCGCTGGTTCATCAATCAATAGATTTACATCGTCCCGGTGGTTCATCAGCGAGACATTATGATCGGATGGAAGTCTACAGAAGACA TTTTGATCGCCATTCTCGACGTCGAAGATTGGAAGAATCTCGTAAATTGGTCAAAGCCGTTTCGTTTGGTGGATCTGAAACCATCCGTGAACCAGACCCACCAGAAGTCATCGTGATTTCGTCTGATTCAAGCGACAAGGAACAGGAACCAG GTCCATCAGACAGTGATTACAGACGCAGAAGTCCAGTTTTGCTTCATTATCATCCGACAGAAGCCGGAACATCGCGAAGTAACGCTGAATCTACGGCAGATGATCAAAGACCTATGGAGGTCAAGATAGAAAATAGTGCAGAGTCGCAAAAGCATGACTCGGCTTCTGTGAATTCTGATTCAGAAGACAGTGAGATTGAATTCGTCAA GTATGTGAAACCCCCCCACCTTCGTACCCCTGAGGCATTTATAAACATAAGCTCAACAGATGAAGACCAACCAGGACCAAGCACAAGAGGGGGCTATTATGAGGACAGAAACAAGAAACCTAAGCCTATTGTGACATCATCATCGTCGTCATCTTCCAGCAGTGAAGAGTCATCTTCAGATGAAAGGAATCCCGATTCAAA AAATCGTCGTCGGAAATCCACTGGATCATATAGTCACAGAGACGTTTTACAAAGAACGAGAGATTTTTTGAATCGAGCACGAAACGCATCTCGTTCCCATAGCAATGATGATGTCACAATACCCTCTATTGCCACGGTAACTCCTGTCGATGACACAGAATTCTCTGGTGAACCATTTATTTCACCAAGTGATCACTCACCTGAAGCTATGCCAATACCAACTCGGCCTGTGACATCACCAACCCCACTTATGACATCATCAACTCCTGTGATTTTATCTCCTATGATGTCATCAGACAATGCAATGGATTCATTACAAACTGCAAGCAattctgtgacatcacaaagtgCTGACAAGCAGAACCCGAAGAAAATTTTCGAAAAAGGAAAAGTTACgattaattttgaaatacctGGAATGAAAGGAATTCCGCTATATAGTTCGGATTCAGACTCGGAGATCGATGTGGGAATGGAAACAAAACGAACACCGTTGGAAATTTATTCTGCGAAGCCCTATGAAGTGGAAAATTCACAGCGTAGCCGTTCAAGAGATGATTTTGAAAACAACCAAGAATCTCCTCAGATTCACGGTGAATTGAATTCACCAAATTATAGCTTCACTTCTTCATCTAGCTCGGAAAATCGTGAAAGAATACGATCTCATTCTAGTGATTTGAATTCACAGAGAAATTCACGAACTCATGAACAGTTTTTGGTGAATTCAAATGCTAAAGAACCTCAGCGGCATAGAAGTTCATCTTTACATAAAAAGAAGAAACACTCACGAAAGTCTCACAAAAAAAGATCACGACATCATGGTGAATCGGACAGCCTCACGAAACATCACCGTGAATCTAGATCTTCTCATGAAGATGATCACAATCACAAATCAAAGAAACACAGAAAAAAATCATCGAAACATCACAAATCACGATCTTCCAGTGTAGAATTTGTCTCTCGCATTcgcaattattaa